The Streptomyces vinaceus genome contains the following window.
GCCGTCTCCCGGTGGCCCGGGGTCATGCACAGCGTGGTGCCGTCGGTGAACACGTACACGTCGAGGGTGCCCAGCGGCCCGGGGCGGACGTCCGCGAGGGCCGTACGGGCCTCCGCGAGCTCCTCCAGGCGCGAGACGGTGCGCTCGTGGTCGGCGCCGGGGGCCGGAGCCTGGACCGGTACGAAGTCGGGGTGTGAGGGGTGGCGCCGGCGGGCGGCGGCCAGCTCGGCCGAGTCCTCGGGATACTCGTCGACGGCTTCGTCGCCCAGCACCGGCTCCAGACCCACCAGGTCGGCCTGGCGGGGCAGGAAGACGGCCGGGCCGTCCTCACCGAGGCCGGGCAGGCCGCCGAGCAGCGAGGTAGGGGTGTCCCCGGCGAAGCGAGGGGAAGCGTCCGCGGCGTCGCGCGCCTCCTGCGCGGCCCAGAAGGCCCGGGCCTCGGCGAGCTCGCGCTCGCGCTCCTCGGCCAGGGCCTCGGCCACGGCGGCTCGTATCTCGGCGGCGGGGGACTGGACGGCACTGCGGGCGTGCGGGACGGTCGTGCCGCGGGTGTGGGCGGGCGTCGCCAGCTCACCGCGGAGGGCCGTCACCTGCTTGCGCAGGCCGTGTACGGCGTGCAGCGCAGCAGCGCCCACGGCCGCGGCGGCGGCCGTGGTCAGCAGCAGGGCAAGAGACATGGCGCTCACTGACTAACTCCTGGTTGATTCGATCCCCCGACTTCCTACATCAGAGTGTCCTGACCTGGGAATGGCGTGCAGTGCATTACGTCACGAATTGGACAGGGCTTTCGTCACACGGGGCCCCTGCAAAACTGCTCTGACCTGCGCAAATGCCGAACCCCCAGGACGAAGGTCACATCCTGGGGGAGATTCGGTCACAGGTCGGCCGCGACGGGGTTGGATCCGGCGCCGTTACGCCGCAAGGGATCAAGCGGAACCCTTGCGGCGTCTGGACGCCGAACGGGCTCAGCTCAGGCTGCTCCGGCTCAGCTCAGGCGCTCGCCTCTCTTGGTCGCGCTGATCCTCGCCACCGCTGCGGGCAGGTGCCGCCGTTCGTTCCTCACGGCGACCCCTACCCTCCGCTCCGGCTCAGCTCAGGCGCTCGCCTCTCTTGGTCGCGCTGATCCTCGCCACCGCTGCGGGCAGGTGCCGCCGTTCGTTCCTCACGGCGACCCCTACCCTCCGCTCCGGCTCAGCTCAGGCGCTCGATGACCATCGCCATGCCCTGGCCGCCGCCCACGCACATCGTTTCGAGGCCGAACTGCTTGTCGTGGAACTGCAGGCTGTTGATCAGCGTGCCGGTGATGCGGGCGCCGGTCATGCCGAACGGGTGGCCGACCGCGATGGCGCCGCCGTTGACGTTCAGCTTCTCCAGCGGGATCTCCAGGTCGCGGTACGACGGGATGACCTGGGCCGCGAAGGCCTCGTTGATCTCGAACAGGTCGATGTCGCCCACGGTCAGGCCGGCGCGCTTCAGGGCCTGCTTCGACGCCTCGACCGGGCCGAGGCCCATGATCTCGGGGGAGAGGCCGGTGACGCCGGTGGAGACGATCCGCGCCAGCGGGGTCAGGCCCAGCTCCCGCGCCTTGGTGTCGCTCATGATGACCAGCGCGGCGGCGCCGTCGTTGAGCGGGCAGCAGTTGGCGGCCGTGACCAGGCCGTCGGGGCGGAAGACGGGCTTGAGGCCCTGGACGCCCTCCAGGGTCACGCCGGCGCGCGGGCCGTCGTCGGCGGAGACGACGGTGCCGTCCGGGGTGGTGACCGGGGTGATCTCCCGCTCCCAGAAGCCGTTCTTGATGGCGGCCTCGGCGAGGTTCTGCGAGCGGACGCCGAACTCGTCCATGTCCTGGCGGGTCACGCCCTTGACCCGGGCCAGGTTCTCGGCGGTCTGGCCCATCGCGATGTACGCGTCGGGGACGAGGCCGTCCTCGCGCGGGTCGTGCCAGGAGGAACCCTCGCTCTGCGCGACGGCGGCCGTACGGGCCTCCGCCTCGGCGAAGAGCGGGTTGTGGGTGTCGGGCCAGGAGTCGGAGTTGCCCTTGGCGAACCGCGAGACCATCTCGACGCCGGCCGAGATGAAGACGTCGCCCTCGCCGGCCTTGATGGCGTGCAGCGCCATGCGGGAGGTCTGGAGGGAGGAGGAGCAGTAGCGGGTGATCGTGGTGCCGGGCAGGTAGTCCATGCCCATCTGCACGGCCACGATGCGGGCCAGGTTGTTGCCCTGCTCGCCGCCGGGCAGGCCGCAGCCGAGCATCAGGTCGTCGATCTGGCGCGGGTCCAGCTCGGGGACCTTGGCGAGGGCGGCCTGGATGATCGTGGCGGTCAGGTCGTCCGGACGCACGTCCTTGAGGGAGCCCTTGAAGGCGCGCCCGATGGGGGAGCGGGCGGTGGAAACGATGACTGCTTCGGGCATCGGGGCTCCAAGGGGGGTGAGTTGCGGCTCGTTGCTGGACCGCAAGCGAAGTTACCGGCCCGTACGGTCGAGGTCACCGGCTCGGGCGTGTGATGCCGGTCGCTCCGCGGGTGGAACGCGCCGGGCCGGCCGTCTGTTCCGGCCCGCGGACGCGCCCCGGGGGCCGGGGCCGCCACCCGGGCGGCGGCCCCGGCCCCGCGGCGGCGGACCTCAGCCCGGGGACGGGGTGTCGGCCCGCGGCGGGGACCCGGCCCCCGCCGGGGAGGCCGGAGCGGCCGCCAGGTCCTCGGCCGGGACCCGCCTGCGGCGGCGGTGCTTGAGCAGGGCCCACGGCCCGCGGGCCG
Protein-coding sequences here:
- a CDS encoding acetyl-CoA C-acetyltransferase, whose protein sequence is MPEAVIVSTARSPIGRAFKGSLKDVRPDDLTATIIQAALAKVPELDPRQIDDLMLGCGLPGGEQGNNLARIVAVQMGMDYLPGTTITRYCSSSLQTSRMALHAIKAGEGDVFISAGVEMVSRFAKGNSDSWPDTHNPLFAEAEARTAAVAQSEGSSWHDPREDGLVPDAYIAMGQTAENLARVKGVTRQDMDEFGVRSQNLAEAAIKNGFWEREITPVTTPDGTVVSADDGPRAGVTLEGVQGLKPVFRPDGLVTAANCCPLNDGAAALVIMSDTKARELGLTPLARIVSTGVTGLSPEIMGLGPVEASKQALKRAGLTVGDIDLFEINEAFAAQVIPSYRDLEIPLEKLNVNGGAIAVGHPFGMTGARITGTLINSLQFHDKQFGLETMCVGGGQGMAMVIERLS